In the genome of Nycticebus coucang isolate mNycCou1 chromosome X, mNycCou1.pri, whole genome shotgun sequence, the window CTACCTTTTCTTTTACCTCAACAATGCAGGGTAGAGGCAGTGGTGGTGTCTTTGAGCTAATTAATTAagttttctccctcctttctcacATCACTCTCAGACCCAAATAACTCACGGGTAatgtcttttctctccttttctttccaagCATCCTTTCCTGCCCACCTTAATTTTTCTAACACTATTTTTGAAGTTTGGAGATCATGCGTCCCTTGGAGtgtatttaatccatttatttcTTGGAGGCAGATGATTTGGGGctgcaaggaaaagaaaaggcataaTTGTGGCATGGCAATCAATTTTCTGGCAGCTCACACTTCTTCCCTTAGAACTGTCTCAGCTCTTGTTTAGTGGGTAATGAGCCACTTGAACCCACCTCCAGGTCACCAATGATTGGAGCAAGCTGGACCAATCAGGTTCCTTTTTCTGAGAGTTTGTGTTTAGTACATGGGGGTTAAATTCAGTGATTGTTGTGTGCTCAAAGGTGGGGAAATTATATAAAGCTGTTATTGGGGAAAACCGATTCAGGTTCTATGTAAGTGCAGTACAGAAAGTATATACATAAATAGACTTagtcaaataaaaagaaagcagctcGGCCAATCCTTTGGGGCTAGAGCCCGAGATCCCTTTCCCAGAGTGCTGTGCGCCGTGAAGAAGTGACTCCCGGGGACTGGGGCCATTTTGTGTTGGCTGCAGCTGGGGTAACAAGATGGCAGCGTGGGCGGAGTGACAGGGGTCCCTCCAGGCTGGAGCCGGCGGCAGTGTTGTCAGCGATATCGCCGCCCTAGTTCACCGCACCTTTTTTCCAGCCTGCAACATTTCTACGAAGGCGAGGAAGCGGCAGCCGTCCGGAAACGAGTGGCCCAGCCTAGTAATCCCGAGAACACCTCACAAACTACGGCCTGGCAAAAAGAAACCCTATTGAGCGGTTGTGATCAGGTTCTCCTTGACTGATTCTGGGCCCTATAGCGCCAAGAGAGCCTCTGTGTTCTGTTTCCTGCCGCCCCTGTCTGTGGCCTTGCCCGGGGGACGAGCCCCAGAGACCTCCATCATTCTCTCCAGAGGCATCCGGGCTTGGCCCCAGACTCCATTTTTGTCTCTCAGAATGGCCAGCAGCAGCGGCTCCAAGGCCGAATTCATTGTCAGAGGGAAATATAAACTGGTATGGAAGATAGGGGCTGGCTCCTTCGGGGACATTTACCTGGTGATCAACATCACCAACGAGGAAGTGGCAGTGAAGCTAGAATCTCAAAAGACCAGGTATCCCCAGTTGCTGTACGAGAGCAAACTCTATAAGATTCTTCAAGGTGGTGTTGGCATCCCCCACATAGGGTGGTATGGTCAGGAAAAAGAATATAATGTACTAGTTATGGATCTTCTGGGACCCAGCCTTGAAGACCTCTTCAATTTCTGTTCAAGAAGATTGACTATGAAAACTGTACTTCTGTTAGCTGACCAGATGATCAGTAGAATTGAATATGTCCATACAAAGAATTTTATACACAGAGACATTAAACCAGATAATTTCCTAATGGGTATTGGGCATCACTGTAATAAGTTATTCCTTATTGATTTTGGTTTGGCCAAAAAGTACAGAGACAACAGGACAAGACAACATGTACCATACAGAGAAGATAAAAACCTCACTGGCACCACTGGATATGCTAGCATCAATGCACATCTTGGTATTGAGCAGAGTCACCGAGATGACATGGAATCATTAGGATATGTTTTGATGTATTTTAATAGAACCAGCCTGCCATGGCAAGGACTAAAGTCTgcaacaaagaagcaaaaatatgaaaagattagTGAAAAAAAGATGTCCGCTCCTGTTGAAGTTTTATGTAAGGGGTTTCCTGCAGAATTTGCCATGTACTTAAACTATTATCATGGGCTGCGCTTTGAAGAAGCCCCAGATTACATGTATCTGAGGAAGCTATTCTGCATTCTTTTCAGGATCCTGAACCACCAATATGACTACACATTTGATTGGACAATGTTAAAGCAGAAAGTAGCACAGCAGGCAGCCTCTTCCAGTGGGCAGGGTCAGCAGGCCCAAACCCCCACAGGCAAGCAAACTGACAAAACCAAGAGTAACATGAAAGGTTTCTAAGCATGAACTGAGGAACACAAGAA includes:
- the LOC128577626 gene encoding casein kinase I-like, coding for MASSSGSKAEFIVRGKYKLVWKIGAGSFGDIYLVINITNEEVAVKLESQKTRYPQLLYESKLYKILQGGVGIPHIGWYGQEKEYNVLVMDLLGPSLEDLFNFCSRRLTMKTVLLLADQMISRIEYVHTKNFIHRDIKPDNFLMGIGHHCNKLFLIDFGLAKKYRDNRTRQHVPYREDKNLTGTTGYASINAHLGIEQSHRDDMESLGYVLMYFNRTSLPWQGLKSATKKQKYEKISEKKMSAPVEVLCKGFPAEFAMYLNYYHGLRFEEAPDYMYLRKLFCILFRILNHQYDYTFDWTMLKQKVAQQAASSSGQGQQAQTPTGKQTDKTKSNMKGF